TTGTACTGCAGTTTCTTCATTAATAGAACCTGTAACAATAATAAAAGGAATATCTGGCACTTTTTCTTCAGCAACCATGAGTGCACGCATTCCATCATACCCCGGAAGGGCATAATCAGACAAGATAATATCAGGTTTGAATTCCTGAATTGCTTGTATGTATGCAGATTCGTTATGAGTAACTTTGGGTTCGATATTCAGATCAGATTTTTTTAATTCTCTGATAATAAGTTCTGCATCTTCTATATTATCTTCCAGCAGAAGAACTTTCAAGATTTTATTCATGGAACTCTCACAATTAATATCTTTATGGCACCTCGTTCATAAGCAACCAGTATAATCCAAGATCAGAGACCGATTGAACGAACTTATCAAAATCTACCGGTTTTGTTATATAGCTGTTCACCCCCAATTCATAACTCTGGATGATATCCCTTTCCTCGCGGGATGAAGTCAGCACAACAACGGGAATTGTTTTGGTCGTCTTATTATTTTTGATCTGTCGTAACACTTCGAGGCCATCGACTTTTGGAAGTTTGAGATCAAGAAGGATCAATTTGGGCTTATCTTTGATACTTCTTTCTGAGAAATCATTGCGTCCAAAGATAAAATCTAATGCTTGCTCACCATCGCGCACACATTGAACTTTGTTCTCAAGCTTATGTTTCTTTAATGCTCTGAGTGCAAGTTCTTCGTCATTCGGATTGTCCTCAACTAACAGGATTAGAACTTCTTTTTTATCAGTCATCTATCCTCCATATGATTTGTTTTTTGTGGAAAAGAAAAATAAAATGTCGCTCCATTACCCTCCTCGCTTTCTGCCCAAATTGTACCATTATGTCTTTCAACGATCTTATGAGCTAGCGCAAGTCCAATACCGGTTCCCTCAAAATCTGCTGAAGAATGAAGTCGTTGGAAAACCTGGAAGATTTTATCTTTATATTTCATATTAAAACCGACGCCATTATCCTGAACAGCTATTATGACATTATTTTTTTCAATTTTCGATGAGATAGAGATTTCAGTTTTTTCTCTCATACGAGAGTATTTCACAGCATTCTGCAAAACATTTTCGACAACCTGCTGGAAGAGTGTTCGGTCTGCCCATATCGTGTTCAAATGTGAGAGATTGAATTCAATATTTCTTTCAGGATTCAGCGTTTTCACTCTTTCGATTATTTCCCGGAATACTTCATTTGTGTCAATTTCTACAACATTTATTTTCTGGCGTCCGGTTCGAGAAAATTGGAGCAGATCAGTGATCAAGTTATTCATATCTTGAGAATTATTGATCACTATTCCTAAGAGCCTTCTTCCTTCATCATCAAGCTTATTGCTGTATTCTTCCTGGAGAATTTTGGTAAAACTATCGATTGCTCTGAGCGGTGCTCTCAAATCATGGGAAACAGAATAAGAAAATGATTCTAACTCTTCATTGGCTTCTTCGAGCTTCTTGTGGGCTTGAGCTAACTTCTCGTGTGTTTCATTCATATCCTCCATAAGATACATTAGAGCTTGCCTGGATTCATCGAGTTCAGCATTTCTCTTTTCCAGTTCTCTTGTTCTCTCGTCAACCATGTCCTTCAACTTTTCCTGGTATTTACTCAATGTCTGATCAGCTTCTTTACGTTCAGTAATATCAGTATGAGTTCCTATCATTCGCAGCGGTTTTCCATTTTCATCCCATTCAATGACCTTTCCCCTATCGAGAATCCATTTATACGATCCATCTTTACATAAAAGACGATGTTCATTCATATATAGGATAGTTTTATTTTCCAAATGTGCATTAATATCCTTATATGTTTTTTCCTTATCATCCGGATGAACTCTTTTGTCCCATTCATCAAGGTTGTTTGATATTTCATCCTCTTCGTATCCGATCATAGCTTTCCATTTTTTTGAAAAAAATACTGTACCCTCTTGTACATTCCAATCCCAGAGTCCAAGACCACTTCCATCGATTGCGAATTGCCATCGTTCTTCACTTACACGGAGTTTTTTTTCTGCTTCGATACTTTTTTCAAAATCTTGCTTTAATGCTAAAGTCTTTTGTTTTACCTGCTTTTGTAATGATTTATTCCATGACATAACAAGTAAAACAGAAAGTCCTGCAGCGCTGATTATTGAAATCAATATGATGAATAAAAGAGTATTAGAAATGAACGGTTTAGGTTCAAGGTGTATCCACTTATTGTAAATCTGCTTCTTTGTCTCAACGGGAATACTTTTCAATGTTTTATTCATTATCGAATTCAAAATTGGCCAATCTTTACGGGATAATATCGATAATTTTGTTTCATAAGCAGTTTCCCCAGCAACAACGAGGTTATAAATACCCTCTTTTTCGATATAATATAGTGCAATAGGTAATGTTGCAATGAATGCATCAATATCTCCGATTGAAACCTTACGTAGTCCAGAGGTTATATCTTCAACAGCAACAATTTCAATCTGAGGATAATCTCTTCGTATAAATTCTTCCCAAACATAGCCAGATACGACACCAACTTTCTTACCATATAATTTTATTATCCTATCCAGATTATCATTTTGCTTCGTTGTAATTATGACTCCAGGGAAAATCAGATAAGGTTCGGAAAACAACATATATTCAGATCTATCTGGTGTTTGTGCTGCTGCTGAAAGAAGATCAACATCACGATCTCTTGCCTTTTGTAAGACTTCTTCCCAGTTTTCACAGTGGATAACTTCAAACTCAATATTAAGCTGATCTTCTATCAATGCCATATAATCTGCTGCCACACCTTTATATTTCCCATCTTCATCAAACCACTCAATAGGTGGAAATTCTGGATCGGGAGCAATACGGATAATCGGATTTTCTCTCAGCCATTCTTTTTCCGATTCTGTTAATTGTAACCAGGGTTTCAGTTCATCTTGAGAAACACCCACCCATTTCATATAGAGTTCATTCATTTCAGCTTCAGATATCTCTACGAGCGCTTTGTTTATGATCGAAACAAGTTCAGGCCAGTCTTTTCTTATCGAATAGACTAGATCCAACTTATATTCACTATCATCAAACACATATGCAATGACAATATTATCCAAATATATTTTACGAAATTCGGAGTAAACGCTCAGCGTAATAAAAGCTGCATCTGCTTTCCCTTCCATTACCCGTTTGAATCCTTCATATTCTGTTTCACAGGGAGTTGTATGCTCAATTGATAGAGACTGGATGATCCTCTTCAACCAATTATTCCCTGCCAGATATGCAATTTTAATGTCTTTCAAATCCGAGGATTGAACAGATTGTAATTTTATCGGAGTCGTTGCAAGTGCATAATACTGGGTATTGTAACTGTCTGAGAATTCAAAATATTGACCACGGTCTTCACTTGCTGCTGATTCAACAAGACCATCAATTTCATTATTCTGAGCCATTTGAACGATTTCAGACCATATTCCAGGAACAATTTTAATATTTGTACCTGTTAATGTGTTGATCTTATTGATCAAATCAACATCAAAACCCCGATGATTTCCATTTTCCATCGGGTAGATAAAGGGACTCCATGCTTGACCAATGCCAAATGTAATATTTGGATGATCTTCAATCCACTGGTTTTCCTTAGGAGTTAGTTCCAGAGCAGTAAGTGAGGTAGCAAGTGTTAAAATAATAATGAATAAAATAATCTTTTTCATAGTTTTTCTTTTAGGGATTAAAATCCCTGTTTTTAATTAATTTTATATCCCAGGGCTGAATCTCGGGGCTATTCATGATATTATCTCCATTATCGCTGAGTTGGTTTTCCACTATCTTCAAAATTCTATTCTGGAATAAACTCTTATATGACTTCCCACGACTTTTAAGTCGTGGGAAATAATAGGATAATAAACAGTCGGACTTTAGTCCCCAATCTTGGATTAAAACTAAATTTGGTTTTAAATCTTTACCATCCCCGAGATAAATCTCGTGGCTTTTACAAAATTTATTTTTCATCCAATTCATTCTCCAGCTCTTTAACCTTATCTCTCAATTCTTTAATCCTGAACTCTCTGCCTAAAAAGAGTTTATTCATACGTTTGAGTTCAGCATTGCTATTTTCCAACTCAGCAGTTCTTTCTCTAACAAGTTCCTCCAGTTGCTCTTGATGTTTTCTCAAGCTTTCTTCAGCTTTCTTCAGCTGGCTCGTATCTTCGTACACTGCTACGATCTCACCGGAGGGTAGTTTATAAACATCATTTTCAACCCATTGTTGCATGCGCTCATCTTTATAAAGGACTAGAGGATGATGAAGTTTTTTCCCTGTTTTATAGGTTTTTTGAAATATTTCGAAGAGTCCCATCTCTTTAACAAAAGGAAAAACCTCTGTGACCTTTTTCCCAACTACCTCACTTTTCTTAATATTACTTTGAATTTCTGCAGCTTTATTTACATCCTTGAAAATAAAATCTTCTCCATCATTATACGGTTCATAAACCGCAACATAGCTTCCCATAGTATTAAACAGTTCTCTAAAGCGTTCTTCGCTTATTTTAATTTCTTCTTCACTTTTTTTCTTTCCTGAGATATCTTGAAAAGCACCGTGGATACCAACAATTTCACCTTCTTCGTTCTTTATTGCTCTACCAATCGTACGAACCCAAAGACGTTTGCCTTTCTGTGTAAGAATCTCCATTTCTTCATCATACGGAATTCCTCTTTCAGCACAGTCGTTGAAAACTTTCGTTATTCTGTCACGCCATTCTGGTGCATAGAAATGAATCCCTTCTTCAACAGGAGGTGAATAGCCATGGGGTACTTCATGGATATCTGCCACAGCGTCAGACCATACACAGGTATTAGTTTTTAGATCAACAGTCCACCCTCCAAATCTTGCAGTCTCTCCAGCAAGATGGAGCATTCTATAATTTGATTCGATAATTTCCTCTGCTCTCTTTTGCTCATCAATATCAATTGCCATTTCATATCGAACAGTACGACCATCCGGCCATTTAAGTGCCCTGTCGATGCAACGATACCATCGTCCGTTAATTTCATTCTGGAATTCCCAAATATATGACTCATCTTTATAATCACCCTGGATTTTATCATTTGTACAAAATGGACATGGTTCATCTCTATTCTGCAGGTACTTATAGCATTTTTTATGTGCAGGATCTCCAAATATATCTTCTACTACTTGATTCACAAAAATAACGTCATATGTGTCCATATCAGCAATATAAATTGGCTCTTTTATACCATTCAAAATTGCTAATAATCTCGCATGGCTTTCCTCTAGTTTATCCTGTATTGTCTTACTATCGGTGATATCATTGACAAGTCCAAATATTTGTTTTGGTGTACCGTCTTCCAAACGAAGGTATATTGATTCGCGGCAATTAAGCCAGCGCCAGGAACCGTCTTTATGCTTCATACGATATTCGTGATACAGCAATTCACCATCCAGTAAATCTTTATATTTAGGATATGTTTCATTCAAATAGACTTGTAAGTCATCGGGATGCATCAACGTAGCGATCAATTTATTACCCATTTCCTGAATTTCTTTAATGGAATATCCCAAAATTTTATTCAAACCTTGGTTGGTATAGATATTTATATACTCAAGAATATCATAAATATAAATAATATCAGGGGAGGTATCAAGAAGAGTTTTATTGAAATTTAGTGCTTCCCTGAGTTCTTCTTCAACTTTTTTTATCGGAGTTATGTCCTGGAATGTACCGAATAATTTTATAACTTTACCACCTTCAAGAATAGGTTCGCACATTGTGTGTGTTATCAAATTTTTACCTTTAGCAGTGATGAAACGCAAAGTCAGATCATAGGGTTTTCCTTTTTCAAGGGCATTTGTAATTGCTTTTTGAAGAATTGGTCTGTCATCAGGATGAAAAAAATTAATCGCATCTGCGAGGGGAGGTTCTTGATCTAAAGGAACTTCGTGGATCCTATATGTTTCCTCTGACCAATACACTTTTTTCGTCTTGGCGTCCAGTTCCCATCCACCAACCTTCGCCATTTTTCCTGTAGCGCGAAGCAATTCTCCTTTCTGCTTGATTTCTTTTTCAGCGATTACTCTTGCAGTTATATCTTCAATTGATGCTACCATGCCAGAAAAAGTGTTTGTTTCTGTGAATAGAGGAGCAGCATTTATTGAAAGATAAACCATCTCACCATTTTGTAATTTAATTGCATGATGTATTTCTTTAACATGTTCTCCAGTATTTTTCACTATAGAAAATGGTAATTTTTCATTCGGTAATGGATTCCCATCAAAATCAACAATCTGCCATTCCGGATCATCATATGTTCTTGATGTAATTTCACTTTTTTCCAAATGTAGAATTTTTTCAGCTTCAGGATTGGCAAAGGTTAATAAGCCATCTGCATTAACTTGTACAATTCCAACAGGACTGGTATCTGTTATGGTGTTAAGGAAATTTGTTTTTTCTTTAATAGCTTCCTGGGTCTGTTTTCTTGTTGTTATATCACGAATGACACCAATGATACGCTTACTTTTTTTATGAACATTTGCACTAATTTGCAGATATTTATCATAAAACTCTATTTCAAAAGGTGCTATTTTTTTCCCAATTAGTGCTTTCCCTATTGTCTTCAGCACCGGCTCTATCATTTTTTTATCCAAGAATTTCTTCGCTAAGGTTATAGCTTTTTTATCTAACAATTCCTCCTTATTGATATCAACAATTTTACATAGCTCATCATTAACCTCAATAACCGATCCTTTGAGATCAGTATAGATAAGTCCTTCAGGCACATTATCAAAGATCGAATGAAATTTTTCTTCACTCTCCTTGAGCTTTACTTCAGCATCATGTCTAACAGTAATATCTAATCCATACACATTAACAAGATCTGAACCAGGAATCGGTGAAAAAGTTAACGTAAAAAACCGTTTTCCGAATTCGATCTCGTGTTGAATTTGTGTCTGGGATGTCAGCGCTTTTCTTACGAACCTTAATGCTTGATCAGTTACCTTATTTCCTCCTTTTGCCCCCCATTTTTTAAGGATCATATCACTTGCATCATTCTTAAAAAGAATAGTCCCGTCCATTTTAATTCGCATCACTGGATAGGGATTTTGCTTGGGGAATTGTGAAAGAAGTTCCAACTCACGTTCAGCTTTTCTCCAATCGGTAATGTCATCAAAGATCACGCAGAATCGATCCTGCGAATCCCATGGACGATAGACGCGGCAATGGTAGAGTTTTTTT
The sequence above is a segment of the Candidatus Cloacimonadota bacterium genome. Coding sequences within it:
- a CDS encoding PAS domain S-box protein, encoding MSEKKNTHSKDNTHKHNASSTQSVDPTKFELETLWSISPDLLCVADFNTATFIKVNPSFTKVLGYDEGDLLDKPFLDFIHPDDIEPTIKVIEENLKQGITVINFINRYRCKDGSYKYLDWISRPIKERGQTFAIARDVSDRVGVEEKLHEQSREMQSVLKSMLNAFVIFDSVFDKKGKFISYRFVYINDAYEKITGVKNDEVRGKTVHEVWPETEQSWIEKYGYVATTGETLVFDNYHEPTKKLYHCRVYRPWDSQDRFCVIFDDITDWRKAERELELLSQFPKQNPYPVMRIKMDGTILFKNDASDMILKKWGAKGGNKVTDQALRFVRKALTSQTQIQHEIEFGKRFFTLTFSPIPGSDLVNVYGLDITVRHDAEVKLKESEEKFHSIFDNVPEGLIYTDLKGSVIEVNDELCKIVDINKEELLDKKAITLAKKFLDKKMIEPVLKTIGKALIGKKIAPFEIEFYDKYLQISANVHKKSKRIIGVIRDITTRKQTQEAIKEKTNFLNTITDTSPVGIVQVNADGLLTFANPEAEKILHLEKSEITSRTYDDPEWQIVDFDGNPLPNEKLPFSIVKNTGEHVKEIHHAIKLQNGEMVYLSINAAPLFTETNTFSGMVASIEDITARVIAEKEIKQKGELLRATGKMAKVGGWELDAKTKKVYWSEETYRIHEVPLDQEPPLADAINFFHPDDRPILQKAITNALEKGKPYDLTLRFITAKGKNLITHTMCEPILEGGKVIKLFGTFQDITPIKKVEEELREALNFNKTLLDTSPDIIYIYDILEYINIYTNQGLNKILGYSIKEIQEMGNKLIATLMHPDDLQVYLNETYPKYKDLLDGELLYHEYRMKHKDGSWRWLNCRESIYLRLEDGTPKQIFGLVNDITDSKTIQDKLEESHARLLAILNGIKEPIYIADMDTYDVIFVNQVVEDIFGDPAHKKCYKYLQNRDEPCPFCTNDKIQGDYKDESYIWEFQNEINGRWYRCIDRALKWPDGRTVRYEMAIDIDEQKRAEEIIESNYRMLHLAGETARFGGWTVDLKTNTCVWSDAVADIHEVPHGYSPPVEEGIHFYAPEWRDRITKVFNDCAERGIPYDEEMEILTQKGKRLWVRTIGRAIKNEEGEIVGIHGAFQDISGKKKSEEEIKISEERFRELFNTMGSYVAVYEPYNDGEDFIFKDVNKAAEIQSNIKKSEVVGKKVTEVFPFVKEMGLFEIFQKTYKTGKKLHHPLVLYKDERMQQWVENDVYKLPSGEIVAVYEDTSQLKKAEESLRKHQEQLEELVRERTAELENSNAELKRMNKLFLGREFRIKELRDKVKELENELDEK
- a CDS encoding response regulator; this translates as MTDKKEVLILLVEDNPNDEELALRALKKHKLENKVQCVRDGEQALDFIFGRNDFSERSIKDKPKLILLDLKLPKVDGLEVLRQIKNNKTTKTIPVVVLTSSREERDIIQSYELGVNSYITKPVDFDKFVQSVSDLGLYWLLMNEVP
- a CDS encoding transporter substrate-binding domain-containing protein → MKKIILFIIILTLATSLTALELTPKENQWIEDHPNITFGIGQAWSPFIYPMENGNHRGFDVDLINKINTLTGTNIKIVPGIWSEIVQMAQNNEIDGLVESAASEDRGQYFEFSDSYNTQYYALATTPIKLQSVQSSDLKDIKIAYLAGNNWLKRIIQSLSIEHTTPCETEYEGFKRVMEGKADAAFITLSVYSEFRKIYLDNIVIAYVFDDSEYKLDLVYSIRKDWPELVSIINKALVEISEAEMNELYMKWVGVSQDELKPWLQLTESEKEWLRENPIIRIAPDPEFPPIEWFDEDGKYKGVAADYMALIEDQLNIEFEVIHCENWEEVLQKARDRDVDLLSAAAQTPDRSEYMLFSEPYLIFPGVIITTKQNDNLDRIIKLYGKKVGVVSGYVWEEFIRRDYPQIEIVAVEDITSGLRKVSIGDIDAFIATLPIALYYIEKEGIYNLVVAGETAYETKLSILSRKDWPILNSIMNKTLKSIPVETKKQIYNKWIHLEPKPFISNTLLFIILISIISAAGLSVLLVMSWNKSLQKQVKQKTLALKQDFEKSIEAEKKLRVSEERWQFAIDGSGLGLWDWNVQEGTVFFSKKWKAMIGYEEDEISNNLDEWDKRVHPDDKEKTYKDINAHLENKTILYMNEHRLLCKDGSYKWILDRGKVIEWDENGKPLRMIGTHTDITERKEADQTLSKYQEKLKDMVDERTRELEKRNAELDESRQALMYLMEDMNETHEKLAQAHKKLEEANEELESFSYSVSHDLRAPLRAIDSFTKILQEEYSNKLDDEGRRLLGIVINNSQDMNNLITDLLQFSRTGRQKINVVEIDTNEVFREIIERVKTLNPERNIEFNLSHLNTIWADRTLFQQVVENVLQNAVKYSRMREKTEISISSKIEKNNVIIAVQDNGVGFNMKYKDKIFQVFQRLHSSADFEGTGIGLALAHKIVERHNGTIWAESEEGNGATFYFSFPQKTNHMEDR